Proteins encoded in a region of the Photobacterium profundum SS9 genome:
- the rluA gene encoding bifunctional tRNA pseudouridine(32) synthase/23S rRNA pseudouridine(746) synthase RluA, whose protein sequence is MKPLPHLDYHPPTDPWLDILQHDEDIIMLNKPSGLLSNPGRNPEHYDSVYSRVLRDYPEAHIVHRLDMSTSGLIMLAVNKDAERHLHAQFRERATQKVYYARIWGHPDQDTGTVDLPLICDWPNRPKQKVCYEDGKPSVTHYEVVAREAQTTLVRLHPITGRSHQLRVHMQALGHPIIGDEFYANDEANAIADRLHLHAAEIAFTHPGTKEPIHFFAPCELFPDVPMKTIEFPSADQEK, encoded by the coding sequence ATGAAACCGTTACCGCATTTAGACTACCACCCACCCACTGATCCTTGGTTAGATATTCTTCAGCATGATGAAGACATTATCATGTTAAACAAACCGTCTGGCTTGCTATCTAATCCAGGTCGAAATCCTGAACATTACGATAGTGTGTATAGCCGAGTTTTACGTGATTACCCAGAAGCACACATTGTTCATCGCCTTGACATGTCGACCTCAGGTTTGATTATGTTAGCGGTAAACAAAGATGCTGAGCGTCATTTGCATGCACAGTTTCGCGAACGTGCGACCCAAAAAGTCTATTATGCCCGCATATGGGGACATCCAGACCAAGACACGGGTACGGTTGATTTGCCCTTGATTTGTGACTGGCCGAATAGACCCAAACAAAAAGTCTGTTACGAAGACGGGAAACCATCGGTAACGCATTACGAAGTTGTCGCTCGTGAAGCGCAGACAACGCTGGTTCGTTTGCACCCTATTACTGGTCGCTCACACCAGCTTCGTGTACATATGCAAGCTTTAGGTCATCCTATAATTGGTGATGAGTTTTATGCCAATGATGAAGCAAATGCGATTGCTGACCGTCTTCATTTGCATGCCGCCGAAATTGCGTTTACGCATCCTGGTACTAAAGAGCCCATTCACTTTTTTGCACCCTGTGAGTTATTTCCTGATGTGCCGATGAAAACCATCGAATTCCCCTCAGCAGATCAAGAAAAATAA
- the thiQ gene encoding thiamine ABC transporter ATP-binding protein, with product MIQLDKLNHCYTHQGNASHNESLSMSFDLIAKKGDIIALIGPSGAGKSSLLAMIAGFLKPDSGELHLNGELITTQAPANRPLSMLFQEHNLFPHLTVFENIGLGIHPGLKLSRQEKEDIVVAAARVGVNKYLDRLPEQLSGGQKQRVALARCLIRQRPLLLLDEPFSALDPALRKEMLELVKHIAREQKTTVLMITHSPDDALKISNKCAFIHNGKIRVFGPTQQVLGEPKDEVLIQYLGF from the coding sequence ATGATACAGCTCGATAAACTAAACCATTGCTATACCCATCAGGGGAATGCCTCTCACAATGAATCACTCTCGATGTCTTTCGATCTTATCGCCAAGAAAGGCGATATCATTGCGTTAATCGGCCCCAGTGGCGCAGGTAAAAGTTCATTGCTTGCCATGATTGCAGGATTTCTTAAACCAGATAGCGGTGAACTGCACCTCAATGGCGAGCTCATCACCACACAGGCACCCGCCAACCGCCCGTTATCGATGTTATTTCAAGAACATAATTTATTCCCGCATTTAACGGTATTTGAAAATATAGGTCTAGGCATTCATCCGGGATTAAAGCTATCACGCCAAGAGAAAGAAGATATTGTGGTGGCAGCCGCAAGGGTTGGGGTGAATAAGTACCTTGACCGCCTACCAGAACAACTTTCTGGCGGTCAAAAGCAACGCGTCGCATTAGCACGTTGTTTAATTCGCCAGCGCCCGTTGCTGTTACTGGATGAACCTTTTTCGGCGTTGGATCCCGCGTTAAGAAAAGAAATGCTGGAGTTGGTCAAACATATTGCACGAGAGCAAAAAACCACCGTCTTAATGATCACCCATAGCCCAGACGATGCGCTAAAAATATCGAACAAATGTGCTTTTATTCATAATGGCAAAATACGCGTATTTGGCCCAACCCAACAAGTGCTGGGTGAGCCAAAAGATGAAGTTTTAATACAATATTTAGGATTTTAA
- the djlA gene encoding co-chaperone DjlA has translation MQVWGKILGAFFGFLLGGPFGLLLGLFLGHKFDKARRNVYRGGGFGGFGTNRANSEERQAEFFYAGFAVMGHMAKAKGHVTEEEIRVASAIMDRMNLHGEARRQAQNAFREGKEDGFPLEETLAKVRQNCAGRADLLQFFLELQIQAAFADGSLHQNERQLLHVIARSLGFSERQLEQRLHMQEAAFRFQQGGFNQQHGGGFNQAPTRDQLADAYEVLGVTESATSQEVKRAYRKQMNEHHPDKLAAKGLPPEMMEIANQKAQELQAAYDMIRKEKGFK, from the coding sequence ATGCAGGTGTGGGGCAAAATTCTAGGCGCATTTTTTGGTTTCCTTCTTGGTGGTCCATTTGGATTGCTATTAGGTCTGTTTTTAGGGCATAAGTTCGATAAGGCACGAAGAAATGTTTATCGTGGCGGCGGCTTTGGTGGTTTTGGCACCAACCGAGCGAACAGTGAGGAACGTCAAGCCGAATTCTTTTATGCTGGCTTTGCTGTTATGGGTCATATGGCAAAAGCCAAAGGACACGTAACAGAAGAAGAAATTCGTGTTGCAAGTGCCATTATGGATCGGATGAATTTGCATGGAGAAGCTCGTCGTCAGGCGCAAAATGCATTTCGTGAAGGCAAAGAAGATGGATTCCCTCTAGAGGAAACTTTAGCAAAGGTCCGTCAAAATTGTGCAGGGCGAGCCGATTTACTGCAGTTCTTCTTAGAGTTGCAAATTCAAGCGGCATTTGCTGATGGCTCATTGCACCAGAATGAACGCCAGCTATTACATGTTATTGCGCGTAGTTTAGGTTTCTCTGAGCGTCAGTTAGAGCAGCGTTTACACATGCAAGAAGCGGCATTTCGTTTTCAGCAAGGTGGATTTAATCAGCAGCATGGTGGTGGGTTTAACCAAGCGCCAACCCGTGATCAGCTAGCTGATGCCTATGAAGTCTTAGGTGTAACGGAAAGTGCAACGTCGCAAGAAGTAAAACGTGCCTACCGTAAACAAATGAATGAACATCACCCTGATAAGCTTGCAGCAAAAGGGTTACCACCAGAAATGATGGAAATCGCTAATCAAAAAGCGCAAGAGCTTCAAGCGGCTTACGATATGATCCGTAAAGAAAAAGGCTTTAAGTAA
- the rapA gene encoding RNA polymerase-associated protein RapA, giving the protein MPFTLGQRWISDTESDLGLGTVVAEDKRTVSIMFSACEESRLYARSDAPVTRVMFNVGDVVESHEGWSLEVKIVEENGGIFTYIGTRTDTEEENVKLREIFLSHQIRFNKPQDKLFAGQIDRMDRFALRYRALTNQYEQHKSPLRGLCGMRAGLIPHQLFIAHEVGRRYAPRVLLADEVGLGKTIEAGMIIHQQVLAGRAERILIVVPETLQHQWLVEMMRRFNLHFSIFDEERCVESLADATNPFETAQYVLCSLDFLRKSRRRFEQAQDADWDLLVVDEAHHLEWSEDKPSRQYQVVEALAEATPGVLLLTATPEQLGRESHFARLRLLDPDRFYDYDTFVEEERQYAPVAEAVTRLLSGEKIDDNARKTLVDLLSEQDIEPKLRLIESSDADDEHAQTVRHELIDSLMDRHGTGRVLFRNTRAAIKGFPERHLNMYPLELPSQYKTAMRVSSMMSGSISAEQKAIKLLYPEDIYQEFEGESATWWNFDPRVNWLLEMLKANRNEKVLVICSRAQTALTLEQALREREGIRATVFHEGMSIIDRDKAAAYFAQEDDGAQVLLCSEIGSEGRNFQFSNQLVMFDLPNNPDLLEQRIGRLDRIGQQRDIEIHVPHLEGTSQALLAHWYNEGLNSFEETCPTGRAVYEAVSDDLIALLACEKHEPEALENLIEKSAAMHHELKAKLDQGRDRLLEIHSNGGNAANDLVTQISSKDGDTNLIAFSLGLFDTIGLNQDDKGENAIVVTPSEHMMVASYPGLPYDGCTITFDRETALSREDLHFISWEHPMIQGGIDLLLSEGVGATAVSLLKNKALPAGTLLLEMVYVVDAQAPKSSGIGRFLPKTPIRILLDAKGNNLSNKVAFEGFNRQLSPVNRHLASKLVNSVQKEIHVLIAQAEQEVAKELVTVRESAQTEMENSLQAELTRLQALKAVNPNIRDDELELIESQIQDLTGYIGKAQIQLDSLRLIVVSHN; this is encoded by the coding sequence ATGCCATTTACTTTGGGCCAACGTTGGATCAGTGATACTGAAAGTGATTTAGGTTTAGGTACCGTTGTTGCTGAAGATAAGCGAACAGTTTCCATAATGTTCTCCGCCTGTGAAGAGAGCCGCCTGTATGCACGAAGTGATGCTCCAGTTACCCGTGTAATGTTTAATGTTGGTGATGTAGTTGAAAGCCATGAAGGCTGGTCACTAGAGGTAAAAATCGTTGAAGAAAATGGCGGTATTTTTACTTATATTGGAACACGTACGGACACTGAAGAAGAAAACGTAAAGTTACGTGAAATCTTCCTAAGTCACCAAATCCGCTTTAACAAACCACAAGATAAATTATTTGCGGGTCAAATCGATCGTATGGATCGTTTTGCCTTACGCTACCGCGCCCTTACCAATCAATATGAACAACATAAGAGCCCATTACGTGGTCTGTGTGGTATGCGTGCAGGTTTGATTCCTCACCAGTTATTCATCGCGCATGAAGTGGGTCGACGTTACGCACCCCGTGTATTACTCGCTGATGAAGTGGGGTTGGGTAAAACGATTGAAGCCGGTATGATCATCCACCAACAAGTGCTTGCGGGGCGTGCTGAACGTATTCTGATTGTTGTGCCTGAAACGCTTCAACATCAATGGCTTGTCGAAATGATGCGTCGTTTCAACTTACACTTCTCTATTTTTGATGAAGAACGTTGTGTCGAATCACTTGCAGATGCAACTAACCCATTTGAGACTGCTCAATACGTATTATGTTCGTTAGATTTCTTGCGTAAAAGTCGCCGTCGTTTCGAACAAGCACAAGATGCCGATTGGGATTTATTGGTTGTCGATGAAGCACACCACTTAGAGTGGAGTGAAGATAAGCCAAGTCGCCAGTACCAAGTGGTTGAAGCCTTAGCGGAAGCAACACCCGGCGTCTTACTGCTAACGGCAACACCTGAACAACTCGGTCGTGAAAGTCACTTTGCTCGTCTACGTTTGCTCGATCCTGACCGTTTTTATGATTACGACACCTTTGTGGAAGAAGAGCGCCAGTACGCCCCAGTGGCAGAAGCCGTTACTCGCTTGCTTTCTGGTGAGAAAATCGATGATAACGCCAGAAAAACGTTGGTCGATTTGCTGTCAGAACAGGATATTGAACCCAAGCTTCGCCTTATCGAATCTAGCGACGCTGATGATGAACACGCGCAAACCGTGCGCCATGAATTAATTGATAGTTTGATGGATCGTCATGGTACGGGTCGCGTATTATTCCGAAATACACGTGCTGCAATTAAAGGGTTCCCTGAACGCCATCTCAACATGTACCCGCTAGAACTGCCTTCGCAATATAAAACAGCGATGCGTGTTTCTAGCATGATGTCTGGCTCTATATCGGCTGAACAAAAAGCCATTAAACTGCTTTACCCTGAAGATATTTATCAAGAATTCGAAGGTGAGTCAGCAACATGGTGGAATTTTGACCCGCGGGTAAACTGGTTGCTGGAGATGCTAAAAGCAAACCGTAACGAGAAAGTATTGGTTATTTGTTCTCGCGCACAAACAGCCTTAACCCTAGAGCAAGCATTACGTGAGCGTGAAGGTATTCGTGCGACTGTGTTCCATGAAGGCATGTCGATTATCGATCGTGATAAAGCAGCGGCTTACTTCGCACAAGAAGATGACGGTGCTCAGGTATTGTTATGTTCAGAGATCGGCTCTGAAGGACGTAACTTCCAATTCTCAAATCAGTTAGTGATGTTCGATTTACCGAATAACCCTGACTTACTTGAGCAGCGTATTGGCCGCCTTGATCGTATTGGTCAGCAGCGTGATATTGAAATTCATGTACCGCACCTAGAAGGTACGTCTCAAGCCTTGCTAGCGCACTGGTACAACGAAGGCTTGAACTCTTTTGAAGAAACTTGTCCTACTGGCCGTGCTGTCTATGAAGCCGTTAGTGACGATCTAATAGCGCTATTAGCATGTGAAAAACATGAGCCGGAAGCCCTAGAAAACTTGATTGAAAAAAGTGCAGCAATGCACCACGAGTTGAAAGCGAAATTGGATCAAGGCCGTGACCGTCTGTTAGAAATCCACTCAAACGGTGGTAATGCAGCCAATGATCTCGTTACTCAGATTTCATCAAAGGATGGCGATACCAATCTTATCGCTTTCTCTCTGGGCTTATTTGATACCATTGGTTTGAATCAAGATGATAAAGGTGAAAACGCCATTGTCGTGACCCCTTCCGAGCACATGATGGTGGCAAGCTACCCTGGCTTACCTTACGACGGTTGTACTATCACCTTTGATCGTGAAACAGCACTATCACGTGAAGACTTGCACTTTATTAGCTGGGAACACCCAATGATTCAAGGTGGTATTGATTTACTATTATCTGAAGGCGTTGGTGCTACAGCCGTTTCATTATTGAAAAACAAAGCATTGCCTGCTGGTACACTACTGCTCGAAATGGTTTACGTGGTTGATGCACAAGCACCGAAATCATCCGGTATTGGTCGATTCTTGCCGAAAACACCGATCCGAATTTTGCTGGATGCGAAAGGTAACAACCTATCAAACAAAGTCGCCTTTGAAGGTTTCAACCGCCAGCTAAGCCCGGTAAATCGACACCTAGCAAGCAAACTGGTTAACTCGGTACAAAAAGAGATTCACGTTTTAATTGCTCAAGCAGAACAAGAAGTCGCCAAAGAATTAGTGACAGTTCGCGAATCTGCACAGACTGAAATGGAAAACAGCCTACAAGCTGAATTAACCCGTCTTCAGGCACTAAAAGCAGTGAATCCCAATATTCGTGATGATGAATTAGAGCTAATTGAAAGCCAAATTCAAGATCTCACGGGTTACATTGGTAAAGCACAAATACAACTGGATTCATTACGTCTCATTGTTGTTAGCCATAACTAA
- a CDS encoding PhoH family protein, protein MDDYERKIFVLDTNILLHEPLAIYSFQEHDVVIPMTVLEELDRIKDSKRDVSRDARVAIRALEDIFHDATPEQISAGIPFTNQVGKKGTVAIFADYEIKQTVQAFSDKAGDNRILNGVLYLQEQHAPRDVVLVTKDINMRLRAKGAGVFHVDDYRSDQLIDDIKLLTKGFHCFEGRFWEGVAECHSENRGRSTVHTLPRNLFETPFINQYLLDDGGDFTGRIQSIDDDSVTVKDIGHDRLMHRQAWGLHPKNVYQGMALDAMLDPDIDLVILTGPAGCGKTILAMAAALEQVIEKGMYDKIIVTRNTPEIAESIGFLPGTEEEKMMPWLAAVTDTMEALHKNDVCTDGSMKYIFDKANIQFKSINFMRGRSIQNAFVLLDECQNLTASQIKTIITRCGEGTKLVCSGNLAQIDSSYLSPVTSGLTYIVERFKNFEGSANIYLNGVVRSRLAEFAEENL, encoded by the coding sequence ATGGACGATTATGAACGGAAAATCTTTGTACTAGATACGAATATTCTACTTCACGAACCTCTCGCTATTTATTCATTTCAAGAACACGATGTTGTCATTCCAATGACAGTGCTGGAAGAGTTAGACCGCATCAAAGACAGTAAGCGAGATGTTTCTCGTGACGCTCGTGTTGCCATTCGGGCGTTAGAAGATATTTTCCACGACGCAACCCCAGAACAAATATCGGCCGGTATTCCATTCACTAACCAAGTAGGCAAAAAAGGCACGGTTGCGATATTTGCTGATTATGAAATAAAACAAACGGTTCAGGCTTTTTCTGATAAAGCGGGTGATAACCGTATTCTTAATGGTGTTTTATATTTACAAGAGCAGCATGCCCCTCGTGATGTTGTGCTGGTAACGAAAGACATTAATATGCGCTTACGTGCCAAAGGTGCGGGGGTCTTTCACGTGGATGATTATCGTTCTGATCAGCTAATTGATGATATTAAGTTACTGACGAAAGGTTTTCATTGTTTTGAAGGGCGTTTTTGGGAAGGTGTTGCGGAGTGCCATTCTGAAAACAGGGGACGTTCAACGGTACATACATTACCGAGAAATCTATTTGAAACGCCGTTTATTAATCAATACTTATTAGATGACGGCGGTGATTTTACTGGTCGAATCCAAAGTATTGATGATGATAGCGTTACCGTTAAAGATATTGGTCATGATCGGTTGATGCACCGTCAAGCATGGGGTCTTCACCCTAAAAATGTGTATCAAGGTATGGCGCTTGATGCCATGTTAGATCCCGATATTGATTTAGTGATCCTTACTGGTCCTGCGGGCTGTGGTAAAACCATATTGGCGATGGCGGCCGCGCTTGAGCAGGTCATTGAAAAAGGTATGTATGACAAGATAATTGTTACACGTAATACGCCGGAAATCGCCGAGTCGATTGGTTTCTTGCCCGGAACAGAAGAAGAAAAAATGATGCCATGGTTAGCGGCGGTAACCGATACCATGGAAGCATTGCATAAAAACGATGTATGTACTGATGGCTCAATGAAATATATCTTTGATAAAGCCAATATTCAGTTCAAATCGATAAACTTCATGCGTGGTCGTTCTATTCAGAATGCGTTTGTATTACTGGATGAATGCCAGAATTTAACTGCCTCTCAAATTAAAACCATCATCACCCGATGTGGTGAAGGCACCAAGCTGGTCTGCTCGGGGAACTTAGCGCAGATCGATTCCAGTTATCTCTCACCCGTTACCTCGGGCCTTACCTATATTGTTGAACGCTTTAAGAATTTTGAAGGTAGTGCCAATATCTACCTTAATGGGGTCGTCCGCAGTCGCCTTGCTGAATTTGCGGAAGAAAATCTTTAA
- a CDS encoding D-2-hydroxyacid dehydrogenase, giving the protein MKNHSSIEQPSVSETPLTQKIAFLDRATIPKHIQLPSPNFPHEWQEFATTKPEQVIQRLQHATIAIANKVILDADVLSQLPQLKMIAISATGTNNVDLAYCHQHKITVANIRGYATNSVPEHVIAMMFALKRNLMGYHQDIQAGVWQQKKQFCFFTHPISDIAGSTLGIIGNGGLGQAVAALAKALGMEVLYAEHKGKETCRDGYSVFNDVIAHADVISLHCPLSEQTHNLIGNDEFNRMKPNSILINAGRGGLVDEDALVSALKNGDIAGAGVDVFTQEPADMSNPLIANADLPNLILTPHVAWGSDSAIQTLANQLIDNMNAYVAGQPQNLV; this is encoded by the coding sequence ATGAAAAACCATTCATCCATTGAACAACCGTCAGTATCTGAAACACCCCTCACTCAAAAAATAGCCTTTCTCGATCGCGCGACCATCCCCAAGCATATTCAGCTACCATCGCCTAATTTTCCTCATGAATGGCAAGAATTTGCGACGACAAAACCCGAGCAAGTCATTCAACGCCTGCAACATGCGACTATCGCGATCGCTAATAAAGTCATTCTTGATGCCGATGTGTTGAGCCAGTTACCTCAGCTGAAAATGATCGCGATCTCGGCAACAGGTACAAACAATGTCGATTTAGCGTACTGCCACCAGCACAAGATTACGGTGGCAAACATTCGAGGGTACGCAACAAATTCAGTGCCAGAGCATGTGATCGCCATGATGTTCGCATTAAAAAGAAACCTGATGGGGTATCACCAAGACATCCAAGCCGGTGTTTGGCAACAGAAGAAGCAGTTTTGTTTTTTCACCCACCCTATTTCAGATATAGCGGGTTCTACCCTCGGCATTATTGGTAATGGTGGCTTAGGGCAAGCTGTAGCAGCGCTAGCTAAAGCGTTAGGTATGGAGGTGCTCTATGCGGAACATAAAGGGAAAGAAACCTGCAGAGACGGTTATAGCGTTTTTAATGACGTCATTGCACATGCTGATGTCATTAGCCTGCATTGCCCTTTAAGCGAACAAACCCATAACCTGATCGGCAACGATGAATTCAATCGAATGAAGCCTAATAGTATTTTGATTAATGCGGGTCGTGGTGGGTTGGTCGATGAAGATGCATTAGTGAGTGCATTAAAGAATGGTGATATTGCGGGTGCCGGGGTTGACGTATTTACCCAAGAGCCTGCAGATATGAGCAACCCTTTAATTGCCAATGCTGATTTACCCAATTTGATTCTAACGCCGCATGTCGCTTGGGGTTCAGACTCTGCCATTCAGACACTGGCCAATCAATTAATTGACAATATGAATGCCTACGTCGCAGGTCAGCCTCAAAACCTTGTCTAG
- the thiP gene encoding thiamine/thiamine pyrophosphate ABC transporter permease ThiP — MNSRFSTTLPGVFSAGLILLLVISAITALISQASELNPFLIWQDPYLRHVTVFSFTQAFLSTVLSLIPAIPIAYALSRRQFVGRNLLLRLFAMTLVLPVLVAVFGLLAIYGKSGLLAELFGLIDQPLPFSIYGLNGILLAHVFLNLPLATRLLLQSLEGIPAEQHKLAAHLGLTGWNKFRFIAWPRLRQQMPHVIGLVFMLCFTSFAVIMSLGGGPKATTIELAIYQALRYDFDLAAGAILAIWQMLICCSLVLFTQRFTKPLSTLSGSIEQSPQNYTDSKYEKIWDGFWIGCVLLLVIPPIVAVIGAGLNNQLLQQLGQPALWQAVANSLQIAILACFFATTAGIAILLASRHWRIQQQKFKADGIELLGTMILVTPSLVLSTGIFLLLRQYTDVFATAFWVVVTVNALMALPYVIKTLSQPMLHIAQQYNPLCHSLGMSGLSRLKLVEWRALRKPIAQALAIGFVLSLGDLGAIALFGSQDFQTLPLYLFQLLGSYQMDAAAVAALLLLLLSLGLFSLVEYVLISRPKAQHSHRNPFKSSKTGHR, encoded by the coding sequence TTGAATAGCCGTTTTAGCACCACACTTCCCGGCGTATTCAGCGCTGGGTTGATTCTCTTGTTGGTGATCAGTGCGATTACAGCATTGATCAGCCAAGCATCCGAGTTGAACCCTTTTCTTATTTGGCAGGATCCTTATCTTCGTCACGTCACTGTATTCAGTTTTACTCAAGCATTTCTCTCTACAGTATTAAGCCTGATCCCTGCGATACCCATTGCTTATGCCTTATCACGTCGCCAATTTGTTGGGCGTAACTTGCTGCTCCGTTTATTTGCGATGACCTTAGTTCTTCCCGTGTTGGTAGCAGTCTTTGGCTTGCTCGCCATTTACGGAAAAAGTGGCTTATTGGCTGAACTTTTTGGTTTAATCGACCAACCACTTCCTTTTAGTATTTATGGCTTAAACGGTATTTTACTTGCGCATGTTTTCTTAAATTTACCGCTAGCAACCCGTTTATTATTACAAAGCCTTGAAGGTATTCCAGCCGAACAACATAAGCTTGCCGCCCATTTAGGCTTAACCGGTTGGAATAAATTCCGTTTCATTGCTTGGCCGCGTTTACGTCAGCAAATGCCCCATGTAATAGGCTTAGTGTTTATGCTGTGCTTTACCAGCTTCGCCGTTATTATGTCGTTGGGTGGTGGGCCCAAAGCCACCACCATTGAGCTCGCCATTTATCAAGCATTACGCTACGACTTTGATTTAGCAGCCGGCGCTATTCTTGCCATCTGGCAAATGTTGATTTGCTGTAGCTTAGTCTTGTTTACTCAACGCTTTACTAAACCCCTTTCAACTTTGTCAGGCTCAATAGAACAATCGCCACAGAATTACACCGATAGCAAATATGAAAAAATCTGGGACGGATTTTGGATTGGCTGCGTTTTATTATTGGTAATTCCGCCAATTGTGGCCGTTATCGGTGCGGGCTTAAACAACCAGTTACTCCAACAATTAGGCCAACCAGCATTGTGGCAAGCTGTTGCTAATTCATTACAAATTGCCATATTGGCCTGTTTTTTTGCAACCACTGCGGGTATTGCTATTTTATTAGCCAGCCGACATTGGCGGATCCAGCAACAAAAATTTAAAGCCGATGGTATAGAGTTGCTCGGCACTATGATTTTGGTCACACCCAGCCTGGTGTTGAGTACGGGGATATTTCTCTTGCTGCGCCAATATACCGATGTCTTTGCAACAGCATTCTGGGTGGTGGTAACCGTGAATGCATTGATGGCATTACCCTATGTGATTAAGACCCTAAGCCAACCCATGCTGCACATTGCTCAACAATATAATCCGTTATGCCACAGTCTAGGGATGAGCGGCCTATCACGCCTGAAGTTGGTAGAGTGGCGAGCCTTGCGTAAACCCATCGCGCAGGCATTAGCCATTGGTTTTGTTTTATCTTTAGGTGATTTAGGGGCAATCGCGTTGTTTGGTAGCCAAGATTTCCAAACGTTGCCCTTGTATTTATTTCAGCTACTGGGAAGTTATCAGATGGACGCTGCGGCTGTGGCTGCCTTGCTATTACTACTGCTTAGTTTAGGGTTATTTAGCCTAGTCGAATACGTATTGATAAGCCGCCCTAAAGCACAGCACTCTCACCGCAACCCGTTTAAAAGTAGTAAAACAGGACATCGATAA
- the thiB gene encoding thiamine ABC transporter substrate binding subunit, with amino-acid sequence MKKSLPLLSLALIAMPALANDNTLTVYTYSSFASDWGPGPTIKKAFEAQCDCTIDFVALDDGVSILNRVRLEGKNTKADVLLGLDNNLMTEAKKTGLLAKHNINTSKVNLPNGWTDKTFVPYDYGYFAFVYDSEKLTNPPKSLVELVQRDDISVIYQDPRTSTPGQGLMLWMKSVYGDKAPAAWQQLAKNTVTVTKGWSEAYNMFLKGESDMVLSYTTSPAYHIIAEKDAKYKAANFSEGHYMQVEVAAKLKAAKNPKLADQFMAFILSDDFQSAMPTGNWMYPVTKQTLPDGFDQLTVPAQALEFNADEVAAQRRTWIREWQQALTQ; translated from the coding sequence TTGAAAAAATCACTACCACTATTATCTCTAGCGTTAATTGCAATGCCAGCGCTAGCAAATGACAACACCCTAACGGTATACACCTACAGCTCATTTGCATCAGATTGGGGCCCAGGCCCTACGATCAAAAAAGCATTTGAAGCCCAATGCGACTGTACTATCGATTTTGTCGCACTGGATGATGGTGTTTCAATATTAAATCGCGTGCGTCTGGAAGGTAAAAACACCAAGGCTGATGTGTTATTAGGCTTAGATAACAACTTAATGACCGAAGCTAAAAAGACTGGATTATTAGCGAAACATAACATTAATACCAGTAAGGTGAATCTGCCTAATGGCTGGACAGACAAAACATTTGTACCTTATGACTATGGCTACTTTGCATTTGTCTACGATTCTGAAAAGCTGACTAACCCACCCAAAAGCTTAGTTGAATTAGTACAACGGGATGATATTAGTGTGATCTACCAAGATCCTCGCACCTCGACACCCGGTCAAGGTTTGATGTTATGGATGAAGTCAGTATACGGTGATAAAGCCCCAGCAGCATGGCAACAACTGGCAAAAAATACCGTAACAGTCACTAAAGGTTGGTCTGAAGCCTATAACATGTTTCTTAAAGGTGAATCTGACATGGTGCTGTCTTACACCACATCACCGGCATACCACATCATTGCAGAAAAAGACGCGAAATATAAAGCGGCTAATTTTAGCGAAGGTCATTACATGCAAGTAGAAGTCGCAGCGAAGCTAAAAGCGGCCAAAAACCCGAAACTTGCCGATCAATTTATGGCGTTCATTTTGAGTGATGATTTCCAATCAGCCATGCCAACGGGTAACTGGATGTACCCCGTAACAAAACAAACATTACCAGACGGTTTCGATCAATTAACCGTGCCAGCACAAGCACTAGAGTTCAATGCAGATGAAGTTGCAGCACAACGCCGCACTTGGATCCGTGAATGGCAACAAGCATTAACTCAATGA